The Anopheles stephensi strain Indian unplaced genomic scaffold, UCI_ANSTEP_V1.0 ucontig123, whole genome shotgun sequence DNA window TGTACCAAATCCTGCGCGGCCTGAAGTATCTCCACTCGGCACGCATCCTTCACCGGGACATCAAGCCCGGCAACCTGCTGGTAAACAGTAACTGTGTTCTGAAGGTACGCGTTGTGTTTAAAACGTTTGCCCGGGCCGGAGTGGTCTGACGCTGTTGCTGCTTATCTCATTTGATTTTCCGTTGCCGACTTTTAGATTTGTGATTTTGGGCTGGCGCGCGTCGAGGAACCGGATCAATCGAAGCACATGACGCAGGAAGTCGTCACGCAGTACTACCGTGCGCCGGAGATTCTGATGGGCGCCCGCCATTACTCGGCCGCCGTCGATgtttggtcggtcggttgcaTTTTCGGTGAGCTGCTCGGGCGGCGCATTCTCTTCCAGGCACAAAGTCCTGTACAGCAGGTAAGTCCACGGCTCGCTGTAACCCAATGCTTCTCGGCCTCGTTTCCCGGCTGTCTAATAATATGGTCTCTGCTTATTTTCTTCCCCCATTTGTAGCTTGAACTGATCACCGAACTGCTCGGTACGCCATCGCTGGAGGATATGCGGCATGCTTGCGAGGGCGCCAGAAGCCACATGCTGCGGAGGGCACCGAAGCCTCGGTCACTGACCGCACTGTACACGTTGAGCACCCATGCCACACACGAAGCCGTACATCTGCTCTGCCAAATGCTCGTCTTCGATCCGGTACGTACTGGCTGGGGCGTTTGGTGCCGCTTTGCTCtgggagaaaagaaaagctctgctaaaattaattttcaaacaaagGAAATGTTCACTCGGGCGCGTACGCCATTACATCTTTTCCACTATCCATTGACGGAGAttatacaaaaaaacccacctgGATAGGTCATACGGTACCAGGGATTGTATCAGGGAAGTTGCGTGCAAATTGCCAGGAATcgattggttttatttgtatACTGCAGCGTCATAAACAGGGTGGCAAAGGCACGTGCATACGTGCAGCATGGTGCGAGTTGATAGTGTAATTGACAGCAAACAGCGTGCGACTGCTCCATTCTTTGTGCGCTGATGTGGTGGTTGATTACGATTCCGACTCGTATTGCGTACTTTACGCCTACGTGAAAATGTGTTCCGTCGTTCGTTTTCCGCCCTCTTCCTGTATCACGTGTCTTGGTGTATTTGCACCGCGAAATGATCATCAAAATGAATCGTTTTCGCACAAaaggggttttattttcatgaaACTTTTGCTAGTCGGACGTACCTATTAAATCATTTGTTAATGGTAGCATAAATATGTGAGCCCTCATGCCTTATACTCCAATATTCTTTTCCCGCTTCCGCTGCAGGACAAAAGAATATCCGTAATCGATGCGCTAGCACATCCGTACGTCGACGAGGGTCGGCTTCGTTACCATTCCTGCATGTGTAAGTGCTGTTACACCACATCCGCCGGCATGCGTCAGTATACTGGTGAGTTTGAGCCATCGGCAACTCAAGCATTTGACGACCTATGGGAACGCAAGCTAACCTCAGTGCAGCAAGTGAAAGGTAAGCGCCGAAAAAGCTAAGGACCTCTCGCTCATTTATCTTACTTATTGGTTCTAAATTGAATTCTCTTTCTTGTATccccgaaacaaacaaaaaaaacagaggaaaTGCACAAATTCATTGCCGAACAGCTACAAACGGGCCGTGTGCCACTCTGTATAAATCCCCAAAGCGCTGCATTCAAATCGTTCGCTAGGTAAGTAACCGGTATCCGAGCTGCATGCGCACCATGCGTGACCTGTCGATCGCTCGTCGTTCGTTTTATGTTCCGTTTCATTCACATTAAGATCTACTCTTTGCATACTACATCCTTTCCtccgaaaaaaataaatactcaTATTATTTTGGGACAGAGAGGGCCAGACCTCtgttttcgatttgtttttggtgtgctCACATTCGTAAATATACTTCCGTCCAGTCGTTTGTTTCGTCGGGTTTTCGATAGTTGTGAGGATTTTCTTTAGGGCAATGAAGTTCCGGTTCCCGGTATTTTTTTTGGAATTTTGATGCATCTTTTTTAAGgagaattaaatttaaaaagacATTTACTATTAAGCTGCGACGAATGTGGAATATTAGTAATCGGCTCTAAGGAACTGGAAGACGAAACAATCCTCCACGTAAGGCATCGAcatgcgagagagagatgtcaATGTCTTaagtgctttttgtttttggacaATTTTTATTCGTCTTTCTTCCAAACTTTTTCCGGTGATTACCTCTTAtcaaaagtataaaaaaatgCGAATTCCAGCTTTGCCTTAGTTCCAGATTTCCTTAAACACATCTTTCCAACAGAATCAGGATGTTCGCGAGTGTCTCCTCCGCACCCTTTCCCAAAAGCCTGATTTTGCCCACACATTCCCCAGTCCCCAGGTGTTACAAAACCAATGCCTTTGTCTCTGTTTTTATCACTTTCacctttttcattgttttttttatatctatGTTTCTTAAATCTATCGTCCGTTTATCGAAGCTCACGTTTTGTCATTGTGTTTCGTTTGACAACAGCAATAATCATCACATATCACCATCATCCAATCATCATCAGTAGCAAGCAGGCGGAATAAACCGATGCCACGGGTAGTAGTCCCGCGAATGAGACGTGGATGTGAAACGGGGTGGTGGTACACTGATCTGTTTGCTCTACGAAAAAGGTGCAAGCAAGcacacgagagagagagagagagagggagaggtgGATGTTCGAGACattaggcgcctccatcgttgAGTTGAGGTGTGTGACGTTTCGCTCACTGTATTACCGCGAAATGCGATAGCAAACTTTAACCCCAAAAATATGCAACCCGGGGATGTGGTCGTGTGTATGCGTGTCTATAATGGCACGATAAAGAAGAGAAGGCAAGCGGAACTTGGCGGAACgaaagcacacacaccgaaaatcGAAGTCCAAAATTTGCACGGCTGCATTCCATTAGCGAGATGTGGTCCTGTTTTGTGCACGCCATTGTCATTATGATTTGTTACACCATTGCAACATGACGCGAATCCACCAAGATCAACAAAGATAGGAATTGAAGATCACTACTCAACCTTCACTCGCACAAAGGAGCAGTTCCTTCGACGCCAAGACCAAGAAATGCAAACGAAACTTCACTTCTTCTTCACGAGAGCAACAACGACCCTTTTTGGACGCGAATCTGGTGGGAAATGAATGGAACAGGTCCAAGACTAGCCCCACCTACCATCGGTCACCATAACTACCACACTATGCACTTGCGTTGATGCTCCGTCTCTTATATCCTCCCCGGTACGTCTTCCTCAATCTTTGGGGATTGTCAAAAATGGCGGTCTGGTTTTGTGTCTAGCTGTGCCACATTGGATATGGCGTTGGTGGATATCAATCGACGGGACTTCAAATCCATCCACAAGTCTTCGAATTTTCGCAAataggtgtgtttgtgtgtgcgtgtgtgtataatATAAATTTACATTGCCCCTCCTTCTCACCATAATCTATGCTCCTTCTCTTTGCCTTTTGTACCATTTTATACATGTTTCATGTTCTCATTGCCTTCTCCTTCCGGCAATGCCCGGCCCGGAAGCGCTACTTTAACCATTACGTTTTGTATTCTGCATCAAACTACACTGTGCTATTCTCGCCATTTTATCACATCGATCTTGTCCTTCCGTTTTGTATTACTACTTTATTTccatgatttatttttcatatacTCGCCCCACTTTGAATGTTTTTCATGCGAGTTC harbors:
- the LOC118515261 gene encoding serine/threonine-protein kinase NLK-like — encoded protein: FPFAFVLVHRAVTDPRDGRRVALKKLPNVFQSLVSSKRVFRELKMLCFFKHENVLSALDILQPPHLDFFQEIYVITELLQSDLHKIIVSPQHLSADHIKVFLYQILRGLKYLHSARILHRDIKPGNLLVNSNCVLKICDFGLARVEEPDQSKHMTQEVVTQYYRAPEILMGARHYSAAVDVWSVGCIFGELLGRRILFQAQSPVQQLELITELLGTPSLEDMRHACEGARSHMLRRAPKPRSLTALYTLSTHATHEAVHLLCQMLVFDPDKRISVIDALAHPYVDEGRLRYHSCMCKCCYTTSAGMRQYTGEFEPSATQAFDDLWERKLTSVQQVKEEMHKFIAEQLQTGRVPLCINPQSAAFKSFASNNHHISPSSNHHQ